In a genomic window of Dehalococcoidia bacterium:
- a CDS encoding FAD-dependent oxidoreductase yields MLKYPELFTPFKIGKVELINRIVMSPMMVGGWLDANGNITDEVINYYEERAKGGTGLIYTGAFPLNANIEKANAIFVSPFDQPESFMSQLKKVVDRVHLYNTKIFIQMTVGNGRLMPPFLINGTPISPSENPNWWDPNTTCRALTKEEIERLVQSAVTAALNCMMTGCDGVDFVGIYGGYLGDQFGTAAFNRRTDEYGGSVEGRAKLFTDIVKGVKAVCGADFPVTARLAAKHYMKGIQQSAVPGEKFQEFGRDIEDSIAIAKELEKAGFDALLMACGSYDSIYWLYSPMYQKDGLWLEDVAKVKAQLKIPVICPGKITRPQMANDAIKNGMVDAVALGRALLADAHWAGKARMGKDEAIRPCISCNNGCIGHDFAGLPMTCAVNPDLFNEKYAGLQKVAIPKKIAVIGAGVAGMEAARIAALRGHNVTIYDKNSSLGGVVVAGSVPQSKDADKRLLKWYEKELKDAGVKLKLGSEMTLDRIAKLDADEIVVATGATSKVPPIPGVDLPHVCSATDLLLGKKEAGKRVTVIGGGQVGCEVALWLEDKGKEVTLIEALPGLMTLGKEALFIANKKMLEDMLAYKNIRVMLGTQVAAIAKNGVDVVSGDKKEIIPADSVVLAVGYNSDNRLYREISAAVPKKAWLLGDARFPGNIMFAIRDGAAIGRAV; encoded by the coding sequence ATGTTGAAGTACCCCGAATTATTCACACCCTTTAAAATCGGCAAAGTCGAATTAATCAACAGAATTGTGATGAGTCCGATGATGGTCGGCGGATGGCTGGACGCCAACGGCAACATAACCGATGAGGTCATCAATTACTATGAGGAGCGCGCCAAAGGGGGAACCGGCCTGATTTATACCGGCGCTTTCCCGCTTAATGCCAACATAGAGAAAGCAAATGCGATCTTTGTCTCGCCCTTCGATCAACCCGAAAGTTTCATGTCCCAGTTGAAAAAGGTGGTTGACCGGGTCCATCTTTACAATACAAAAATATTTATCCAGATGACGGTGGGCAACGGCAGGCTCATGCCGCCCTTTTTGATAAATGGCACGCCCATCTCCCCGTCCGAAAACCCCAACTGGTGGGATCCGAACACTACCTGCCGGGCGCTGACCAAAGAAGAGATAGAACGCTTGGTCCAGAGCGCCGTCACGGCTGCTCTCAACTGTATGATGACCGGCTGCGACGGCGTGGATTTCGTGGGAATCTACGGCGGCTACCTGGGCGACCAGTTCGGAACTGCCGCTTTCAACCGACGCACCGACGAATACGGAGGCTCGGTAGAGGGGAGAGCCAAGCTATTTACCGATATCGTGAAGGGCGTCAAGGCTGTGTGCGGGGCTGATTTCCCCGTCACCGCCCGGCTGGCTGCCAAACATTATATGAAAGGCATACAGCAGAGCGCGGTCCCGGGTGAGAAATTCCAGGAATTCGGCCGCGATATAGAAGACAGCATCGCTATTGCCAAGGAGCTGGAGAAGGCGGGGTTCGACGCCCTGCTGATGGCCTGCGGCAGCTACGACTCAATCTACTGGCTTTATTCGCCCATGTATCAGAAGGACGGACTGTGGCTGGAAGACGTGGCAAAGGTGAAGGCGCAGCTCAAGATCCCCGTCATCTGCCCGGGCAAGATAACCAGGCCTCAAATGGCCAACGACGCCATCAAAAATGGAATGGTCGATGCCGTCGCGCTGGGCCGGGCGCTGCTGGCCGATGCTCACTGGGCCGGCAAGGCCAGGATGGGGAAGGATGAAGCCATTCGCCCCTGCATCAGCTGCAACAACGGCTGCATAGGCCATGACTTCGCGGGTCTGCCCATGACATGCGCGGTCAATCCCGATCTCTTCAACGAGAAGTACGCGGGGCTGCAGAAGGTCGCGATCCCCAAGAAAATAGCCGTAATCGGCGCAGGAGTGGCAGGCATGGAGGCCGCCCGCATCGCTGCGCTGCGCGGGCATAACGTTACCATCTATGATAAGAACAGCAGCCTGGGCGGTGTCGTTGTGGCGGGGTCCGTCCCGCAATCCAAGGATGCCGATAAACGGCTGCTGAAGTGGTACGAAAAAGAGCTCAAGGACGCCGGCGTTAAGCTTAAGCTCGGAAGCGAAATGACGCTGGACCGGATCGCGAAACTGGATGCGGATGAGATCGTCGTGGCTACCGGCGCAACCTCCAAGGTCCCGCCCATCCCCGGCGTTGACCTGCCGCACGTGTGCAGCGCCACCGACCTCCTGCTGGGTAAAAAGGAAGCGGGTAAGCGCGTGACGGTGATCGGCGGCGGACAGGTCGGCTGCGAAGTGGCCCTGTGGCTGGAGGACAAAGGCAAAGAGGTCACCCTTATCGAAGCGCTGCCCGGCCTGATGACGCTCGGCAAGGAGGCCCTCTTCATAGCCAATAAAAAGATGCTCGAGGATATGCTGGCCTACAAGAACATCAGGGTGATGCTCGGGACACAGGTCGCCGCCATCGCGAAAAACGGCGTCGATGTCGTTAGCGGTGATAAAAAGGAGATCATACCGGCTGATTCCGTCGTCCTGGCTGTCGGATACAATTCAGATAACCGGCTTTACCGGGAGATCAGCGCCGCAGTGCCGAAAAAAGCCTGGCTGCTGGGCGATGCCAGGTTCCCGGGCAATATCATGTTCGCCATCAGGGATGGAGCGGCCATCGGCCGGGCGGTGTGA
- a CDS encoding DUF1254 domain-containing protein — MNKLYLHKLLILAVVLAMLSTVFAGCTPETKPVQQVIDPQEAQQIAFDATIYGFPLVIMDLTRQAYTAVPKASENGAPVGQFSSKKEFPDATFTTVVRPNADTLYSTAWIDTAKEPVILSVPDTNGRYYMMSLQDYWTDVFASVGSRTTGTGAGNYAVTGPGWSGKLPEGVTEMKSPTRWAWIVGRFACAGAADYANVNKLQDQLKLTPLSAWGADYTPPADVPVDPNVNLKVAPLNRLLAMDAPTYIDYFCRVMVDNPPYQADAPILADMLKIGIKPGTDYQAYYAGLNDDVKSAIQAGYKSALAKIPTIGPGDEKNGWRMVYGAGDYGTDYMLRAVIDYQGLGANLDDDAFYPSLYRSADGEWLSSDKKYVLHFDKDVIPPVNGFWSLSMYNDKILFAANPINRYNLGSMSDPTLITNADGSIDIYIQRDAPDPVTPNWLPAPAEGNFSLTLRLYWPKEPVVDKSWAPPAIQLVGQSTQPAQQTVSPQDAQQMAYDAAVYGFPLVIMDLTRQVFTAVPRPMENGAPVNQFGNKKEFPDAAFTTVVRPNADTLYSAAWVDTAVEPFILSVPDTQGRYYMMPMMNYWTDVFESPGSRTTGTGAGNFAITGPGWSGDLPEGVTQIKSPGRWVWIIGRIACSGSADYDNVHKIQDQLKLTPLSAWGTDYTPPADVPVDPSVNRSVAPLDRLLAMDASAYFNNVCRLMVESPPYEADAPILTRMAAAGIKPGADYQAYYAGLDDDVKSAIQTGYQAALKDMSQAKLGDMKNDWQMVYGTGDYGTDYMFRASVDYQGLGANLNADAFYETTFTDGDGQIFSSDKKYVLHFDKDQIPPINGFWSLTLYNDKMAFADNPINRYSLGSLSNPPLIINSDGSLDIYIQRDAPDPVTPNWLPAPTAGNFSLALRLYWPKEIVVDGQWASPAVQAVK; from the coding sequence ATGAATAAATTGTATCTGCATAAGTTACTGATTCTCGCCGTAGTACTTGCCATGTTGAGCACCGTATTTGCGGGATGTACTCCCGAGACAAAACCTGTGCAGCAGGTTATTGACCCGCAAGAGGCACAACAAATAGCCTTTGATGCCACTATATACGGATTTCCCCTGGTCATAATGGATTTGACGCGGCAGGCCTACACGGCGGTGCCCAAAGCCTCGGAGAACGGCGCGCCGGTAGGCCAGTTCAGCAGTAAGAAAGAATTTCCCGATGCGACTTTTACCACCGTGGTCAGGCCCAATGCAGACACGCTTTATTCAACGGCCTGGATCGACACCGCTAAAGAGCCTGTTATCCTGTCGGTGCCGGATACAAATGGCCGCTACTATATGATGTCCCTGCAGGATTACTGGACCGATGTTTTTGCCTCGGTGGGCTCTCGTACTACGGGTACCGGCGCGGGCAATTACGCCGTCACCGGCCCCGGATGGAGCGGCAAGTTGCCCGAGGGCGTCACGGAGATGAAGTCCCCCACCAGATGGGCATGGATAGTCGGTCGCTTCGCCTGCGCCGGCGCCGCAGACTACGCTAACGTCAATAAGCTTCAGGACCAGCTGAAGCTGACGCCGCTCTCCGCCTGGGGCGCCGATTATACGCCGCCGGCCGATGTCCCGGTTGACCCCAACGTCAACCTCAAGGTTGCTCCCCTGAACCGGTTGCTGGCGATGGACGCCCCGACGTATATCGACTATTTCTGCCGGGTGATGGTGGACAACCCTCCTTATCAAGCCGATGCGCCGATCCTGGCCGATATGCTCAAGATAGGCATCAAGCCGGGCACGGATTACCAGGCCTATTACGCAGGACTGAACGATGATGTAAAATCGGCAATCCAGGCCGGTTACAAATCGGCCCTGGCCAAAATCCCTACCATAGGTCCGGGTGATGAAAAGAACGGGTGGCGTATGGTGTACGGCGCCGGCGATTACGGCACGGACTACATGCTCAGGGCGGTTATAGATTATCAGGGACTGGGCGCTAATCTGGATGACGATGCCTTCTATCCATCGTTATATAGAAGCGCCGACGGGGAATGGTTGTCCAGCGATAAGAAATATGTGCTCCATTTCGATAAGGACGTGATACCGCCGGTAAATGGCTTCTGGTCGCTTTCCATGTACAACGATAAAATACTGTTCGCGGCAAATCCGATCAATAGGTACAACCTGGGCTCAATGAGCGACCCGACGCTGATAACGAATGCCGATGGCTCGATCGATATTTATATACAGCGCGATGCGCCGGATCCGGTCACACCCAACTGGCTGCCGGCGCCCGCCGAAGGCAATTTTTCATTGACATTGCGGCTGTACTGGCCGAAGGAACCGGTAGTGGATAAATCCTGGGCGCCTCCGGCAATACAGCTGGTCGGCCAATCGACCCAGCCGGCGCAGCAGACCGTCAGCCCGCAGGACGCACAACAAATGGCCTATGATGCCGCAGTATACGGATTTCCCCTGGTCATAATGGATCTGACACGGCAGGTCTTTACGGCAGTTCCCAGACCCATGGAGAACGGGGCGCCGGTAAATCAATTCGGCAATAAGAAAGAATTTCCTGATGCCGCATTTACCACCGTAGTCAGGCCTAACGCGGATACGCTCTATTCAGCAGCATGGGTGGATACCGCAGTCGAGCCTTTTATACTGTCGGTGCCGGACACGCAGGGCCGCTATTACATGATGCCCATGATGAATTACTGGACGGATGTTTTTGAGTCGCCTGGCTCTCGCACTACAGGCACCGGCGCAGGCAATTTTGCCATCACAGGTCCCGGTTGGAGCGGTGACTTGCCCGAGGGCGTCACACAGATCAAGTCTCCGGGCAGATGGGTCTGGATAATCGGACGCATCGCCTGCAGCGGCTCTGCAGACTACGATAACGTCCATAAGATTCAGGACCAGCTGAAGCTGACGCCGCTTTCCGCCTGGGGCACCGATTATACCCCGCCGGCCGATGTCCCTGTTGACCCGAGTGTCAATCGCAGCGTGGCTCCTCTGGACCGGCTGCTGGCTATGGATGCTTCGGCCTATTTCAACAATGTCTGCCGGCTGATGGTGGAAAGTCCACCCTATGAAGCCGACGCGCCGATCCTGACCAGAATGGCCGCAGCAGGCATCAAGCCGGGCGCGGATTACCAGGCTTATTACGCAGGGCTGGACGATGATGTTAAATCGGCCATCCAGACCGGCTATCAGGCGGCTCTTAAAGATATGTCTCAGGCCAAACTGGGTGACATGAAGAACGACTGGCAAATGGTGTACGGCACCGGCGACTACGGCACGGACTATATGTTCAGGGCGTCTGTAGATTATCAGGGGCTGGGCGCCAACCTGAATGCAGATGCTTTCTACGAGACGACGTTCACGGATGGCGACGGACAGATATTCTCCAGCGATAAGAAATATGTGCTTCATTTCGATAAGGACCAAATACCACCTATAAACGGCTTCTGGTCGCTGACTCTGTATAACGATAAAATGGCCTTTGCTGACAATCCCATTAACAGATACAGCCTGGGATCGTTAAGCAATCCTCCGCTGATTATTAATTCCGACGGCTCGCTGGATATTTATATTCAGCGCGATGCGCCGGATCCGGTCACACCCAACTGGCTGCCGGCGCCAACCGCTGGAAACTTCTCGCTGGCATTAAGGCTATACTGGCCGAAGGAAATCGTGGTAGACGGGCAGTGGGCATCCCCGGCGGTACAAGCGGTTAAATAG